The Buchnera aphidicola (Microlophium carnosum) sequence TTATCCACAGATTTTATCTTTTCTAATAATAATAATATTAATATTCTTTTTTTTTTCTTTTGAATTTAGATCTAAAAGAAAAGAAAACAGATCTTTCTTTGAGGATCTTATCTTTAGTATTAACATGTGTTATCTTGAATTAAATGTTAATGCTATTTAAATCATTTTAAATTTTAAAAAGGTTTTTTTATATGTTGAATTTAAAAAATTTTGATGTCATTGTTATTGGAGCAGGACATGCTGGAACTGAAGCAGCTATGGCTTCATCCAGAATGGGTTGTAAAACTTTGTTATTAACGCAAAAAATTACAGATTTAGGTGTTTTGTCATGCAATCCAGCTATTGGTGGGATAGGAAAAAGTCATTTAGTAAAAGAAATAGATGCGTTGGGTGGTATAATGGCTCAAGCTATTGATTATGCAGGTATTCAGTTCAGAGTCTTAAATTCTAGCAAAGGTCCTGCTGTAAGATCTACTAGAGCTCAAGCTGATAGATTTCTTTATCGTAAAACTGTAAGAGAAATATTACAAAAACAGAATAATTTACTAATTCTAGAAGAAGAGGTTAAAGATTTAATCTTTAAAAATTATACTGTTATTGGCGTATTAACACAAAATGAAATTAGATTTCACGCAAAAGCAGTTGTATTAGCAACAGGTACCTTTTTAGGCGGTAAAATACATATAGGATTAAATAGTTATTCTGCTGGTAGAATAGGAGGAAAGTCTTCTATAGATTTATCTGTTCGTTTAAGAGAATTATCTTTGCGAGTCAATAGATTAAAGACAGGAACACCGCCTCGAATTGATGTGAATAGCATTAATTTCAATGATTTATTTATTCAAAACGGAGATGTTCCTGTTCCAGTTTTTTCATTTATGGGAGATGCTTCCAATCATCCTAAACAGATACCATGTTATCTTACACATACTAATGAAAAAACACATGAGATAATACGTAAAAATTTAGATAAAAGTCCAATATATACAGGTTTTTTAAAAGGTTTAGGACCTCGATATTGTCCTTCTATTGAAGATAAAATTGTACGTTTTCCTGATAGACAATCACATCAAATATTTTTAGAACCTGAAGGATTGTCTAGTATTAAAATATATCCTAATGGAATTTCAACTAGTCTCCCATTAGAAATCCAAGAAAAAATAGTGGCTTCTATAAAAGGTTTGGAGAAATCTAAGATTATCAGCCCTGGATATGCTATTGAATATGATTTTTTTGATCCAAAAGATTTAAATTTAACTTTAGAAAGCAAGCTAATTAAGAGATTGTTTTTCGCAGGTCAAATTAATGGTACGACTGGTTATGAAGAAGCAGCTTCACAGGGGCTATTAGCAGGTTTAAATGCAGGATTAACATCGATGAATTCTGAAGGTTGGTTTCCTAGACGTGATCAAGCTTATTTAGGTGTTTTAATAGATGATCTTACTACTCAGGGTACGCGAGAACCATATCGTATGTTTACTTCACGTGCAGAATATCGATTAACTTTACGAGAAGATAATGCAGATTTACGATTAACTGAAATTGGTCGTAAATTTGGTTTAGTTGATGATTTAAGATGGATTCGATACAATAAAAAAGTATTAAATATTAAAACAGAAATGAATCGTTTAAAAAAAATCAAAATACAACCTCTATCATCTGATGCTGATATTTTGAAAAAGTTATGCAATATTAATTTAATTAAAGAAAAAAGTATAATTGAATTGCTAAAACGACCAGAAATTAGATATAAAAATTTAGAGTCTTTAGAAGTATTTAGGATGGGAATTTCTGATTTAGAAGCTATAGAACAGATAGAAAATGACATTAAATATAAAGGTTATATCAAGCGACAATCAGAAGAGGTGGAACGACATTTGAAAAATGAAAATACTTGCTTATCACCTACTTGTAATTATAATAAAATAAAAGGTTTATCTGCTGAAGTAGCTAAAAAATTAAATGATTATAAACCTGTTTCTATTGGACAAGCATCAAGAATTTCTGGTATTACACCAGCTGCCATATCAATTTTATTAGTGTATTTAAAAAAAGAATCTTATAAAAATTGTTTATAATATATTTTTACTAAATATGTACTTTTTAATTTATTTTTTATTATTTTTAATAATTAAAATTTGATTTTAATTCATTTAAAATACATAATAATTTTTCTAATTTCTTCATTTTCCTAAAGAGTAACTATTTGCTGAATGTATTTTTTTTGTTATATAATCTTTTTTAAAATTATAAAAATATGAGAGAATGCTATGATTTTAGAAAAGATATCTGATCCTCAAAAATATATTAGTCATCATTTAAATCATTTGCAGATAGATTTACGTTGTTTGAAAATTATTAAACCAGGTGCATTGTCTTCTCATTATTGGACTTTAAATATTGATTCAATAATTTTTTCTCTGATATTAGGTGGTTTTTTTTTAAGTCTTTTTTATATGGTAGGAAAAAATATTACTAAAGATGTACCAAGTAAATTACAAACTGCAATTGAATTAATTTTTGAATTTGTGGATTTAAATGTAAAAAGCATGTATCAAGGTAAAAACTCTCTTATTGCACCTCTTTCATTAACAGTTTTTGTTTGGGTTTTTTTAATGAATCTTATGGATTTAGTTCCTATTGATTTTTTTCCATTTATTTCTGAAGAAGTATTTGAACTGCCAGCTATTCGTATTGTTCCTTCTGCTGATATTAATATTACATTGTCAATGTCATTTAGTGTGTTTATTCTAATTTTATTTTATACTATTAAAATAAAAGGATATACAGGTTTTTTAAAAGAACTCACTTTGCAACCTTTTAACCATCCTATATTTTTTATTTTTAATTTTATATTAGAATTTGTATCGCTGCTTTCGAAACCAATTTCTTTAGGATTACGATTATTTGGAAATATGTATGCAGGTGAAATGATTTTTATCTTAATTGCAGGTTTGCTTCCATGGTGGTTGCAATGTTTTTTAAATGTACCATGGGCTATTTTTCATATTTTAATAATTTCACTACAAGCTTTTATTTTTATGGTATTAACTATTGTCTATTTATCAATGGCCTCTCAATCTCATAAAGATTAAAATCTATCCTGATTTTATTAAAAACTGGAGTTTCTAATGGAAAATGTAAATGTTGACATGCTTTATATAGCAGTAGCTATAATGATTGGATTAGCATCAATTGGAGCGGCAATCGGTATTGGTATTTTGGGTAGTAAATTTTTAGAGGGAGCTGCTAGGCAACCTGATTTGGTTCCGTTGTTAAGAACACAGTTTTTTATTGTTATGGGATTAGTAGATGCTATTCCGATGATTGCTGTCGGTTTAGGTTTATATATGCTTTTTGCGATTTCATGATTTTTTATTGGGATTTTTCATAAAAGATATATTATTTTAGACTTCTATAATAAAATCTTTACGTTTTTTTAGATAACGTAAAGATTAATTTTTATTTTGATATAAAAGGTGCATTATTGTGAATCTTAATGCGACAATTCTTGGACAAGCTATTTCATTTTTTTTATTTGTCTGGTTTTGCATGAAATATATTTGGCCACCTATTATTTTAGCCATTGAAACTAGACAAAAAGAGATTTCAGAATCTCTGATTAATTCAAAAAAAGCTCAAGATGAATTATGTATTCTCGAGAAAAAAATACATCAAAATATTATTGAAGCCAAACACAAAGCATCAAATATTTTAAATGAAGCAAACAAACAAAAAATATTAATTTTAGAAGAAGCAAGAAAAAGTGCTTTAGCAGAAAGCAAAAAAATTCTTTTAAACACTCAGTTAGAAATCGAAATTGCTATTACGCAAGCACGTAAAAATTTGCATACAGAGGTAGTGGATTTATCTATTTCTATAGCAGAAAAAATTATTAAGAAAAATATTTCTAAAGATGATAATCAAAATTTATTAGATCAATTATTGGTTTCTTTATCACAGGTAAAAAATTAATGTCAGTAGCAAATACTATTGCTAGACCGTATGCTCAAGCAATTTTTGAAATTGCCATTCAAAATAATAGCATTGAAAGATGGAAAAAGATTTTAATTTTTATTAAAATGATCGCTTCTTTTAAGAAAGTCAGAAATTTTTTATCAGGTGCGCTTTCACCTCAACAGTTATCATTAATATTTACTACAATTAGTAGTGATATAATTGATGAAAATGCAAAAAATTTCATCAGGTTATTAGCTGAAAATCAACGTTTTAAAATATTAGATAATATATTAGAACAATTTATACAACTAGAAGCATGTTATAAAAATATTATAATTGTTGAATTGAGATCAGCTTTCTCTTTAGGGGAAAAACAGATCAGTAAAATACGAAAAATATTAGAACAGTTCTTTTCAAGAAAAGCGCAATTCACATGTAAAGTCGATCCTGAGATACTTGATGGTATGATTATAAAAGTGAACGATACTGTTTTTGATTTATCTATTCAAAATCATCTTAAACAACTATCTGATGCTTTAAACTTTTAAGGGAATAATATATGAGATTAAATTCTACAGAAATTAGCAAATTAATTAAAGAAAGAATAGTTCAATTTGAAGTATTTAATCAATCATACAATGAAGGTACTATTATTTCTGTTAGCGATGGTATTATAAGAATTAATGGTCTTTCTAACGTTATGTTAGGGGAAATGATTTTATTACCGAACAATGAATATGCAATTGCTTTAAATATAGAAAGGGATACAATTGGTGCAGTGATTCTAGGTCCTTATATTCATATTACTGAAGGAACTAAAGTACAGTGTACAGGAAAAATATTAGAAGTCCCAGTTGGTCCTAATTTCTTAGGACGTGTAGTAAATGCATTAGGTCTTCCGATTGATGGAAAAACATCTATAAAACATAATGATTATTTTCCAATAGAAGCAGATGCACCTGGGGTAATTGATCGACAATCAATTAATCAGCCAATACAAACAGGTTATAAAGTTATTGACGCGATGATTCCTATTGGTCGTGGACAACGTGAATTGATTATTGGTGATAGACAAACAGGAAAAACAGCACTGGCAATAGATACAATTATTAATCAGAAAAAATCAGGCGTTAAATGTATTTATGTTGCCATTGGACAAAAACTTTCTACAATTATTAATGTTGTTAAAAAACTAGAAGAAAATGATTCTTTATTGAATACCATTATCGTAGTAGCTTCCGCCTCAGAAGCGGCTGCTTTACAATATTTAGCGCCATATTCTGGTTGTGCAATGGCAGAATTTTTTCGAAATCAAGGAGAAGATGTTTTAATTGTTTATGATGATCTTTCAAAACATGCAATAGCTTATCGTCAAATTTCTTTATTATTACGTAGACCACCTGGTAGAGAAGCATTTCCTGGAGATATATTTTATCTTCATTCTCGTTTGTTAGAAAGAGCATCTCGGATTTCTGCAGAATATGTACAAAAGATAACTAAAAATAAAATTATTGGAAAAACAGGTTCAATCACAGCTTTACCTATTATTGAAACACAATCTGGAGATGTTTCTGCGTTTGTTCCTACTAATGTTATTTCTATCACTGATGGTCAAATTTTTTTAGAATCCAATTTATTTAATTCAGGTGTTCGTCCTGCTGTGAATCCTGGTATATCTGTATCTCGTGTAGGTAGTGCTGCACAAAGTATAATAATTAAAAAATTTTCTTCCGGAATTCGCACAGCATTAGCACAATATCAAGAACTTGCAGCATTTTCACAGTTTGCATCTGATCTAGACGATGCAACTAGAAAACAATTAAATTATGGTCAAAAGATTACTGAATTGTTAAAACAAAAACAATATTCACCTATTTCCATAGCTGAACAAGGTCTTATACTTTTTGTCGCAGAAAATCATTTTCTTGATGATATTGCTATAGATGAAATTACTAGATTTGAAAAAGAAATATTGATTTATGCTAAGAACTATTATTCTGAGTTCATGGAACAAATTAATAAAACAGGTGATTTTTCTATTGTTATAGAAAAGACATTTATAAAATTAATTACTAATTTTAAAAAAAATATATTTTAAAAAAATATACTCAATAAGTTAAAAAGAGAAATATAGTGACCAGTACAAAAGAAATCAGAAATCAAATCGTCAGTGTTGTTAATACGAAAAAAATTACTAAAGCAATGGAAATGGTTGCAGTTTCTAAAATGAGAAAAACTGAGGAAAGAATGAAAGCTGGTCGCCCATATGCTAATATTATTAAAAAAGTTATTGATCATGTTACGCAAGGAAATTTAGAATATAAACAT is a genomic window containing:
- a CDS encoding F0F1 ATP synthase subunit delta; translated protein: MSVANTIARPYAQAIFEIAIQNNSIERWKKILIFIKMIASFKKVRNFLSGALSPQQLSLIFTTISSDIIDENAKNFIRLLAENQRFKILDNILEQFIQLEACYKNIIIVELRSAFSLGEKQISKIRKILEQFFSRKAQFTCKVDPEILDGMIIKVNDTVFDLSIQNHLKQLSDALNF
- the atpB gene encoding F0F1 ATP synthase subunit A; amino-acid sequence: MILEKISDPQKYISHHLNHLQIDLRCLKIIKPGALSSHYWTLNIDSIIFSLILGGFFLSLFYMVGKNITKDVPSKLQTAIELIFEFVDLNVKSMYQGKNSLIAPLSLTVFVWVFLMNLMDLVPIDFFPFISEEVFELPAIRIVPSADINITLSMSFSVFILILFYTIKIKGYTGFLKELTLQPFNHPIFFIFNFILEFVSLLSKPISLGLRLFGNMYAGEMIFILIAGLLPWWLQCFLNVPWAIFHILIISLQAFIFMVLTIVYLSMASQSHKD
- the atpE gene encoding F0F1 ATP synthase subunit C, which translates into the protein MENVNVDMLYIAVAIMIGLASIGAAIGIGILGSKFLEGAARQPDLVPLLRTQFFIVMGLVDAIPMIAVGLGLYMLFAIS
- the mnmG gene encoding tRNA uridine-5-carboxymethylaminomethyl(34) synthesis enzyme MnmG, which encodes MLNLKNFDVIVIGAGHAGTEAAMASSRMGCKTLLLTQKITDLGVLSCNPAIGGIGKSHLVKEIDALGGIMAQAIDYAGIQFRVLNSSKGPAVRSTRAQADRFLYRKTVREILQKQNNLLILEEEVKDLIFKNYTVIGVLTQNEIRFHAKAVVLATGTFLGGKIHIGLNSYSAGRIGGKSSIDLSVRLRELSLRVNRLKTGTPPRIDVNSINFNDLFIQNGDVPVPVFSFMGDASNHPKQIPCYLTHTNEKTHEIIRKNLDKSPIYTGFLKGLGPRYCPSIEDKIVRFPDRQSHQIFLEPEGLSSIKIYPNGISTSLPLEIQEKIVASIKGLEKSKIISPGYAIEYDFFDPKDLNLTLESKLIKRLFFAGQINGTTGYEEAASQGLLAGLNAGLTSMNSEGWFPRRDQAYLGVLIDDLTTQGTREPYRMFTSRAEYRLTLREDNADLRLTEIGRKFGLVDDLRWIRYNKKVLNIKTEMNRLKKIKIQPLSSDADILKKLCNINLIKEKSIIELLKRPEIRYKNLESLEVFRMGISDLEAIEQIENDIKYKGYIKRQSEEVERHLKNENTCLSPTCNYNKIKGLSAEVAKKLNDYKPVSIGQASRISGITPAAISILLVYLKKESYKNCL
- a CDS encoding F0F1 ATP synthase subunit alpha; this translates as MRLNSTEISKLIKERIVQFEVFNQSYNEGTIISVSDGIIRINGLSNVMLGEMILLPNNEYAIALNIERDTIGAVILGPYIHITEGTKVQCTGKILEVPVGPNFLGRVVNALGLPIDGKTSIKHNDYFPIEADAPGVIDRQSINQPIQTGYKVIDAMIPIGRGQRELIIGDRQTGKTALAIDTIINQKKSGVKCIYVAIGQKLSTIINVVKKLEENDSLLNTIIVVASASEAAALQYLAPYSGCAMAEFFRNQGEDVLIVYDDLSKHAIAYRQISLLLRRPPGREAFPGDIFYLHSRLLERASRISAEYVQKITKNKIIGKTGSITALPIIETQSGDVSAFVPTNVISITDGQIFLESNLFNSGVRPAVNPGISVSRVGSAAQSIIIKKFSSGIRTALAQYQELAAFSQFASDLDDATRKQLNYGQKITELLKQKQYSPISIAEQGLILFVAENHFLDDIAIDEITRFEKEILIYAKNYYSEFMEQINKTGDFSIVIEKTFIKLITNFKKNIF
- a CDS encoding F0F1 ATP synthase subunit B, whose product is MNLNATILGQAISFFLFVWFCMKYIWPPIILAIETRQKEISESLINSKKAQDELCILEKKIHQNIIEAKHKASNILNEANKQKILILEEARKSALAESKKILLNTQLEIEIAITQARKNLHTEVVDLSISIAEKIIKKNISKDDNQNLLDQLLVSLSQVKN